From Etheostoma spectabile isolate EspeVRDwgs_2016 chromosome 8, UIUC_Espe_1.0, whole genome shotgun sequence, a single genomic window includes:
- the szl gene encoding sizzled — MAVFFTVALLAMARPLMAFDMGQSTRCVTIPNQMKVCKDVGYSEMRLPNFLGHSNLEGEVVPRSEDWRPMLQTGCHPQAQAFLCSLIAPVCLDTFIQPCRSLCVAVRDSCAPVLACQGHPWPEELDCDRFPTEEDMCLTPHAKFGHIAKDLPKPACQNCPSVEVAPAMKTVLDAFCQHDFAVTAKLHRRRLPMGEPEFDVEGRVEFIRQGPLLPYDTQHLLQQWLLINLQCASALLRPGRSQLYVLTGSVQPDGTLALTRLFPWHKKDTNIAVATRKWKHYRC, encoded by the exons atggctgtgttcttTACCGTGGCTCTCCTGGCTATGGCACGTCCTTTAATGGCATTTGACATGGGTCAGTCCACTCGTTGCGTCACTATCCCCAACCAGATGAAAGTCTGCAAGGATGTTGGATACTCTGAGATGCGGCTGCCTAACTTCTTGGGTCACAGCAACCTGGAAGGTGAGGTGGTGCCACGTTCAGAGGACTGGAGACCCATGCTGCAGACAGGCTGCCACCCTCAAGCCCAGGCCTTCCTCTGCTCCCTCATTGCCCCCGTCTGTCTTGACAC TTTTATTCAGCCATGCCGTAGTCTGTGCGTGGCGGTGAGGGACAGCTGTGCTCCAGTGCTCGCCTGCCAGGGTCACCCGTGGCCTGAGGAACTTGATTGTGACCGCTTTCCTACTGAGGAAGACATGTGCCTTACTCCTCACGCTAAATTTGGCCACATTGCAAAAG ATTTACCCAAACCTGCCTGCCAAAACTGTCCGTCTGTGGAAGTAGCTCCTGCCATGAAAACAGTCCTGGATGCTTTTTGCCAACATGACTTTG CTGTGACTGCCAAACTTCACCGTCGTCGCCTGCCCATGGGAGAGCCAGAGTTTGATGTGGAGGGCCGTGTTGAGTTTATTCGTCAGGGACCTCTCCTGCCTTATGACACCCAACACCTACTCCAGCAGTGGCTCCTCATCAACCTTCAGTGTGCCAGTGCACTTTTGCGCCCCGGACGGTCACAGCTTTATGTGCTGACGGGTTCCGTGCAGCCTGATGGCACCCTTGCTCTTACACGTCTCTTCCCTTGgcacaaaaaagacacaaacattgCAGTGGCCACTCGCAAGTGGAAGCACTACAGATGTTGA